One genomic region from Pseudomonadota bacterium encodes:
- a CDS encoding sulfite exporter TauE/SafE family protein: protein MSQELIILTVTAASIGFFHTLFGPDHYLPFIVIAKARKWSLIKTTFITTLCGIGHIGSSVLLGIVGIALGIAVTKLEALESFRGNLAAWGLIAFGLMYFVWGLRRALRNRPHKHPHFHQDGDNHVHEHIHTEEHVHVHSSEGAINITPWILFTIFVFGPCEPLIPILMYPAAKSSLLGLILVTSVFGGVTIMTMLGIVLISSLGINILPMERLERYNHALAGATIFLCGIAIQFLGL, encoded by the coding sequence GTGTCGCAAGAATTAATAATCCTTACAGTTACTGCCGCTTCTATAGGTTTTTTTCACACCTTATTTGGACCTGACCACTATCTACCATTTATTGTAATCGCCAAGGCAAGGAAATGGTCATTGATTAAAACAACCTTTATAACTACTCTCTGCGGTATTGGTCATATAGGGAGTTCTGTTTTATTAGGTATCGTGGGCATTGCCCTGGGTATCGCTGTCACAAAATTAGAGGCCTTAGAATCATTTCGGGGTAACCTTGCAGCATGGGGTCTCATTGCCTTTGGGCTGATGTATTTCGTCTGGGGATTGCGGAGGGCCTTAAGGAATCGACCGCACAAACATCCACATTTCCATCAAGATGGAGATAATCACGTTCATGAACACATACATACCGAGGAACACGTTCATGTTCATAGCAGTGAAGGTGCTATAAATATTACACCCTGGATTCTCTTTACAATTTTTGTTTTCGGTCCCTGCGAGCCATTAATCCCCATATTGATGTATCCAGCGGCAAAAAGTAGCCTCTTAGGCCTTATACTTGTAACCAGCGTATTCGGGGGAGTAACAATCATGACCATGCTCGGTATTGTCTTGATTTCAAGTCTTGGTATAAATATTCTTCCCATGGAACGATTGGAACGATACAACCATGCCCTTGCTGGTGCAACAATATTTCTTTGCGGGATAGCGATCCAATTTCTTGGATTGTGA
- the hypE gene encoding hydrogenase expression/formation protein HypE encodes MDFKKTKDVILLAHGDGGLLTHQLLKKYFLPHFNNKLLEPLTDAAFFPVKPGQIAITTDSFVVDPIFFPGGDIGRLSVCGTINDLAVSGAKPLYLTASFIIEEGLQVAVLEQIIVSMAETCREAGVAIIAGDTKVVGRGQADKIYITTTGVGYVLPEANLGYNRIEPGDFIIVNGPVGNHGLSILLERESFNFDTKVLSDCAPLHTITEKLLRQFKGIKFMRDLTRGGLATNAKEIALASGKDIWLNEACIPVEENVKGVTEILGLDPLYLANEGKFLAIVSEKEADDMLIYLKKGLFLHESCIIGNIKDGKGNVYLKTGLGGTRRLNMLTGTPLPRIC; translated from the coding sequence ATGGATTTTAAAAAAACCAAAGATGTGATACTTCTTGCCCATGGTGATGGTGGATTGCTTACCCACCAACTCCTGAAAAAATATTTTTTACCCCATTTCAATAACAAGTTGCTTGAACCCTTAACCGATGCGGCTTTCTTTCCAGTCAAACCGGGGCAAATAGCAATAACCACTGATTCTTTTGTTGTTGACCCAATATTCTTTCCCGGGGGGGATATTGGCAGGCTGTCTGTCTGTGGTACGATCAATGATTTAGCGGTGAGCGGGGCTAAACCTCTTTATCTCACAGCTTCTTTCATCATTGAAGAGGGGTTGCAGGTTGCTGTTTTAGAACAGATCATTGTTTCTATGGCAGAAACCTGCCGTGAGGCTGGTGTGGCAATCATCGCAGGAGATACCAAGGTGGTTGGACGGGGACAGGCAGATAAAATTTATATTACCACTACAGGTGTAGGCTACGTGCTCCCTGAAGCAAATCTGGGATACAACCGTATCGAACCTGGCGACTTCATTATTGTGAACGGTCCTGTTGGTAACCATGGTCTTTCAATACTTCTTGAAAGAGAATCCTTTAATTTTGACACTAAGGTGTTGAGCGATTGTGCTCCCCTCCACACTATCACAGAAAAGCTCTTAAGGCAATTTAAGGGCATTAAGTTTATGCGTGATCTGACAAGAGGTGGCCTTGCAACAAATGCAAAGGAGATTGCCTTAGCTTCAGGTAAAGACATCTGGCTCAACGAAGCTTGCATCCCTGTAGAGGAAAATGTGAAGGGGGTTACCGAGATACTTGGTCTTGACCCTCTATATCTTGCAAATGAAGGTAAATTTCTTGCTATCGTTTCAGAAAAAGAAGCAGATGATATGTTGATATACTTAAAAAAAGGGTTATTTCTCCATGAATCTTGTATAATTGGTAATATTAAGGACGGGAAAGGGAATGTCTACTTAAAGACAGGGTTAGGGGGGACAAGAAGGTTGAATATGCTCACCGGTACTCCATTACCAAGGATCTGCTAA